The following coding sequences are from one Loxodonta africana isolate mLoxAfr1 chromosome 18, mLoxAfr1.hap2, whole genome shotgun sequence window:
- the SCN4A gene encoding sodium channel protein type 4 subunit alpha, with product MARMSLATLVPLGADCLHPFTRESLAAIEQRAREEEARQLRNKQMEIEDSERQPRSDLEAGKSLPLIYGDPPPEVIGIPLEDLDPYYCDKKTFIVLNKGKAIFRFSAAPALYVLSPFSSIRRGAIKVLIHSLFSMFIMITILSNCVFMTMSDPPPWSKNVEYTFTGIYTFESLIKILARGFCIDDFTFLRDPWNWLDFSVIMMAYLTEFVDLGNISALRTFRVLRALKTITVIPGLKTIVGALIQSVKKLSDVMILTVFCLSVFALVGLQLFMGNLRQKCVRWPPPFNDTNTTWYGNDTWYGNDTWYGNDTWYNNDTWYGNDTWYSHESWVSNFTFDWDAYINDEGNYYFLEGSNDALLCGNSSDAGHCPEGYECIKAGRNPNYGYTSYDTFSWAFLALFRLMTQDYWENLFQLTLRAAGKTYMIFFVVIIFLGSFYLINLILAVVAMAYAEQNEATLAEAREKEEEFQQMLEKFKKQQEELEKAKAAQALEGGEADRDPAHGKDCNGSVDTGPGEKGPPRQSCGADSAVSDAMDELEEAHQKCPPWWYKCAHTVLIWNCCAPWMKFKHIIYLIVMDPFVDLGITICIVLNTLFMAMEHYPMTEHFDHVLTVGNLVFTGIFTAEMVLKLIAMDPYEYFQQGWNIFDSIIVTLSLVELGLANVQGLSVLRSFRLLRVFKLAKSWPTLNMLIKIIGNSVGALGNLTLVLAIIVFIFAVVGMQLFGKSYKECVCKIAADCSLPRWHMYDFFHSFLIVFRILCGEWIETMWDCMEVAGQAMCLTVFLMVMVIGNLVVLNLFLALLLSSFSADSLAASDEDGEMNNLQIAIGRIKWGVAFTKAFLLGLVHGKVLSPKEIMLSLGEPREAAEAGESAPEEEKKEPPPEEGDKDLKKDDHILNHMGLPDSSPTSVELDHLNFINNPYLTIQVPIASEESDLEMPTEEETDTFSEPEDGKKQPQIQPLYDGNSSVCSTADYKPPEEDPEEQAEENPEGEQPEECFTEACVQRFPCLYVDISQGHGKKWWTLRRACFKIVEHNWFETFIVFMILLSSGALAFEDIHIEQRPVIRTILEYADKVFTYIFIIEMLLKWVAYGFKVYFTNAWCWLDFLIVDVSIISLVANWLGYSELGPIKSLRTLRALRPLRALSRFEGMRVVVNALLGAIPSIMNVLLVCLIFWLIFSIMGVNLFAGKFYYCINTTTSERFDISEVNNKSECESLMHTGQVRWLNVKVNYDNVGLGYLSLLQVATFKGWMDIMYAAVDSREKEEQPEYEVNIYMYLYFVIFIIFGSFFTLNLFIGVIIDNFNQQKKKLGGKDIFMTEEQKKYYNAMKKLGSKKPQKPIPRPQNKIQGMLYDLVTKQAFDITIMILICLNMVTMMVETDDQSQLKVDILYNINMIFIVIFTGECVLKMLALRQYYFTVGWNIFDFVVVILSIVGLALSELIQKYFVSPTLFRVIRLARIGRVLRLIRGAKGIRTLLFALMMSLPALFNIGLLLFLVMFIYSIFGMSNFAYVKKESGIDDMFNFETFGNSIICLFEITTSAGWDGLLNPILNSGPPDCDPMLENPGTSVRGDCGNPSIGICFFCSYIIISFLIVVNMYIAIILENFNVATEESSEPLCEDDFEMFYETWEKFDPEATQFIAYSRLSDFVDTLQDPLRIAKPNKIKLITLDLPMVPGDKIHCLDILFALTKEVLGDSGEMDALKQTMEEKFMAANPSKVSYEPITTTLKRKHEEVCAIKIQRAYRRHLLQRSVKQASYMYRHSQDGNGEGAPEKEGMIANTMNQMYGHDNGNSSVQSKGEKKPSTEDTRPAMGLAAIGPSGTGHPPSQPLGQPVRPGVKESLV from the exons ATGGCCAGAATGTCTCTGGCAACCCTGGTGCCTCTAGGCGCTGACTGCCTGCACCCCTTTACCCGGGAGTCCCTGGCTGCCATAGAACAGCGGGCCAGAGAGGAAGAAGCCCGGCAGCTGCGCAACAAGCAGATGGAGATCGAGGACTCCGAGCGCCAGCCACGCAGTGACCTAGAGGCCGGCAAGAGCCTACCCCTCATCTATGGTGACCCCCCACCAGAGGTCATCGGCATCCCCCTGGAGGACCTGGACCCCTACTACTGTGACAAGAAG ACCTTCATTGTGCTCAACAAGGGCAAGGCCATCTTCCGCTTCTCCGCCGCACCTGCTCTTTACGTGCTAAGCCCCTTCAGCAGCATCAGGCGTGGTGCCATCAAAGTGCTCATCCACTC GCTGTTCAGCATGTTCATCATGATCACAATCTTGAGCAACTGTGTGTTCATGACCATGAGCGACCCACCTCCCTGGTCCAAGAATGTGGA GTATACCTTCACAGGGATCTACACCTTTGAGTCCCTCATCAAGATACTGGCCCGAGGCTTCTGCATTGACGACTTCACATTCCTCCGGGACCCCTGGAACTGGCTGGACTTCAGCGTCATCATGATGGC GTACCTCACGGAGTTTGTGGATTTGGGCAACATCTCAGCCCTGAGGACCTTCCGAGTGCTGCGGGCCCTGAAGACCATCACAGTCATCCCAG GCCTGAAGACGATCGTAGGGGCCCTGATCCAGTCGGTAAAAAAGCTGTCAGATGTCATGATCCTCACCGTCTTCTGCCTGAGTGTCTTTGCCCTGGTGGGGCTGCAGCTCTTCATGGGAAACCTGAGGCAGAAGTGTGTGCGCTGGCCCCCGCCCTTCAATGATACCAACACCACGTGGTACGGCAATGACACATGGTATGGCAATGACACGTGGTACGGCAATGACACATGGTACAACAACGACACATGGTACGGCAATGACACATGGTACAGCCATGAGAGTTGGGTCAGCAACTTCACCTTTGACTGGGATGCCTACATCAATGATGAAG GGAACTATTATTTCCTGGAGGGCTCCAACGACGCCCTGCTTTGTGGGAACAGCAGTGACGCTGG GCACTGCCCCGAGGGTTATGAGTGCATCAAGGCTGGGCGGAACCCCAACTATGGCTACACCAGCTACGACACCTTCAGCTGGGCCTTCCTGGCTCTCTTCCGCCTCATGACACAGGACTATTGGGAGAACCTCTTCCAGCTG ACCCTGCGAGCAGCCGGCAAGACCTACATGATCTTCTTCGTGGTCATCATTTTCCTGGGCTCCTTCTACCTCATCAACCTGATCCTGGCAGTGGTGGCCATGGCGTATGCTGAACAGAACGAGGCCACGCTGGCCGAGGCCCGCGAGAAAGAGGAGGAGTTTCAGCAAATGCTAGAGAAGTTCAAAAAGCAACAGGAGGAACTAGAGAAG GCCAAGGCCGCCCAAGCTCTGGAAGGTGGGGAGGCAGATCGGGACCCAGCCCACGGCAAAGACTGCAATGGTAGTGTGGACACGGGCCCGGGGGAGAAGGGGCCCCCGCGGCAGAGCTGCGGCGCAGACAGTGCAGTCTCGGATGCCATGGATG AGCTGGAAGAGGCCCACCAGAAGTGCCCGCCGTGGTGGTACAAGTGCGCCCACACGGTGCTCATATGGAACTGCTGCGCTCCCTGGATGAAGTTCAAGCACATCATCTACCTGATCGTCATGGACCCCTTCGTTGACCTGGGCATCACCATCTGCATCGTGCTTAACACCCTCTTCATGGCCATGGAACATTACCCCATGACAGAGCACTTTGACCACGTGCTCACCGTGGGCAACCTG GTCTTCACAGGCATTTTCACGGCTGAGATGGTACTGAAGCTGATCGCCATGGACCCCTATGAGTATTTCCAGCAGGGCTGGAACATATTCGACAGCATCATCGTCACCCTCAGCCTGGTGGAACTGGGCCTGGCCAACGTGCAGGGGCTGTCTGTGCTGCGCTCCTTCCGACTG CTACGGGTCTTCAAGCTGGCCAAGTCGTGGCCAACACTGAACATGCTCATCAAGATCATCGGCAACTCAGTGGGGGCGCTGGGCAACCTGACGCTGGTGCTGGCCATCATCGTGTTCATCTTCGCCGTGGTGGGCATGCAGCTGTTTGGCAAGAGCTACAAGGAGTGTGTGTGCAAGATCGCCGCTGACTGCAGCCTGCCCCGCTGGCACATGTACGACTTCTTCCACTCCTTCCTCATCGTCTTCCGCATCCTGTGCGGCGAGTGGATTGAGACCATGTGGGACTGCATGGAGGTGGCCGGCCAGGCCATGTGCCTCACCGTCTTCCTCATGGTCATGGTCATCGGCAATCTTGTG GTCCTGAACCTGTTCCTGGCCCTGCTGCTGAGCTCCTTCAGCGCAGACAGCCTGGCGGCCTCAGACGAGGACGGCGAGATGAACAACCTGCAGATCGCCATCGGGCGCATCAAGTGGGGCGTCGCCTTCACCAAGGCCTTCCTCCTGGGCCTGGTGCACGGCAAGGTCCTGAGCCCCAAGGAGATCATGCTCAGCCTCGGGGAGCCCCGCGAGGCAGCGGAGGCTGGGGAGAGTGCCCctgaggaggagaagaaggagcCGCCGCCCGAGGAGGGAGACAAGGACCTGAAAAAGGACGATCACATCCTGAACCACATGGGCCTGCCTGACAGCTCTCCCACCAGCGTCGAGCTGGACCACCTCAACTTCATCAACAACCCCTACCTGACCATTCAGGTGCCCATCGCCTCTGAGGAGTCGGACCTGGAGATGCCCACAGAAGAGGAGACTGACACCTTCTCGGAGCCTGAGGATGGCAAG AAGCAGCCGCAGATACAGCCCCTCTACGACGGAAACTCCTCTGTCTGCAGCACGGCTGACTACAAGCCCCCCGAGGAGGACCCTGAGGAGCAGGCTGAGGAGAACCCTGAGGGGGAGCAGCCTGAGGAGTGCTTCACTGAAG CCTGTGTCCAGCGTTTCCCTTGCCTCTATGTGGACATCTCTCAGGGCCACGGGAAGAAATGGTGGACCCTCCGCAGGGCCTGCTTCAAGATTGTCGAGCACAACTGGTTCGAGACCTTCATTGTCTTCATGATCCTGCTCAGCAGCGGGGCCTTG GCCTTCGAGGACATCCACATCGAGCAGCGGCCCGTCATTCGCACCATCTTGGAATACGCTGACAAGGTCTTCACCTACATCTTCATCATTGAGATGCTGCTCAAGTGGGTGGCCTATGGCTTCAAGGTGTACTTCACCAACGCCTGGTGCTGGCTTGACTTCCTCATCGTTGAT GTCTCCATCATCAGCCTGGTGGCCAACTGGTTGGGCTACTCGGAGCTAGGACCCATCAAATCCCTGCGGACGCTTCGGGCCCTGCGTCCCCTGAGGGCACTGTCCCGATTCGAGGGCATGAGG GTGGTGGTGAATGCCCTCCTAGGAGCTATCCCCTCCATCATGAACGTGTTGCTCGTCTGCCTTATCTTCTGGCTCATCTTCAGTATCATGGGGGTCAACCTGTTTGCCGGCAAGTTCTACTACTGCATCAACACCACCACCTCTGAGAGGTTCGACATCTCCGAGGTTAACAACAAGTCTGAGTGCGAAAGCCTGATGCACACGGGTCAGGTCCGCTGGCTCAATGTCAAGGTCAACTACGACAACGTGGGCCTGGGCTACCTCTCCCTCCTGCAGGTG GCCACCTTCAAAGGTTGGATGGACATCATGTATGCAGCTGTGGACTCCCGGGAG AAGGAGGAACAGCCAGAATACGAAGTGAACATCTACATGTACCTCTACTTCGTCATCTTCATCATCTTTGGCTCCTTCTTCACCCTCAACCTCTTCATTGGCGtcatcattgacaacttcaaccagCAGAAGAAGAAG CTTGGAGGGAAAGACATCTTCATGACGGAAGAACAGAAGAAATACTACAATGCCATGAAGAAGCTGGGCTCCAAGAAGCCTCAAAAACCAATTCCCCGGCCCCAG AACAAGATCCAGGGCATGTTGTATGACCTTGTGACGAAGCAGGCATTTGACATCACAATCATGATCCTCATCTGCCTCAACATGGTCACCATGATGGTGGAGACGGACGACCAGAGCCAGCTCAAGGTGGACATCCTGTACAACATTAATATGATCTTCATCGTCATCTTCACGGGGGAATGTGTGCTCAAGATGCTCGCCCTGCGCCAGTACTACTTCACCGTCGGCTGGAATATTTTCGACTTTGTGGTTGTCATCCTGTCCATTGTGG GCCTGGCGCTCTCCGAACTGATCCAGAAATACTTCGTGTCACCAACGCTGTTTCGTGTGATCCGCCTGGCTCGGATTGGGCGTGTCCTGCGGCTGATCCGTGGGGCCAAGGGCATCCGTACGCTGCTCTTTGCCCTCATGATGTCACTGCCTGCCCTCTTCAACATCGgtctcctcctcttcctggtCATGTTCATCTACTCCATCTTCGGCATGTCCAACTTTGCCTATGTCAAGAAAGAGTCAGGCATCGATGACATGTTCAACTTTGAGACCTTTGGCAACAGCATCATCTGCCTCTTTGAGATCACCACATCAGCTGGCTGGGATGGGCTCCTCAACCCCATCCTCAACAGTGGGCCCCCTGACTGTGACCCCATGCTAGAGAACCCGGGCACCAGTGTCAGAGGTGACTGCGGCAACCCCTCCATTGGCATCTGCTTCTTCTGCAGCTACATCATCATCTCCTTCCTCATTGTGGTCAACATGTACATTGCTATCATCCTGGAGAACTTCAACGTGGCCACTGAAGAGAGCAGTGAGCCCCTCTGTGAGGATGACTTCGAGATGTTCTATGAGACGTGGGAGAAGTTTGACCCTGAAGCCACACAGTTTATTGCCTACAGCCGCCTCTCTGATTTCGTGGACACCCTGCAGGATCCACTTAGGATTGCTAAGCCCAACAAGATCAAGCTCATCACACTGGACCTGCCCATGGTGCCAGGGGACAAGATCCACTGCCTGGACATCCTCTTTGCACTGACTAAAGAAGTCTTGGGAGACTCTGGGGAAATGGATGCCCTCAAACAGACCATGGAGGAGAAGTTCATGGCGGCCAACCCCTCCAAGGTGTCCTACGAGCCCATCACCACCACCCTCAAGAGGAAGCATGAGGAGGTATGCGCCATCAAGATCCAGAGGGCCTACCGCCGGCACCTGCTCCAGCGCTCTGTGAAGCAGGCATCCTACATGTATCGCCACAGCCAGGATGGCAATGGGGAGGGGGCCCCGGAGAAGGAGGGGATGATCGCCAACACCATGAACCAGATGTATGGCCATGACAATGGGAACAGCAGCGTGCAAAGTAAGGGTGAGAAGAAGCCCTCAACAGAGGACACCAGACCTGCCATGGGGCTCGCAGCTATTGGCCCTTCAGGCACTGGTCATCCTCCCTCTCAACCACTGGGGCAGCCAGTGCGCCCAGGGGTCAAAGAGTCTCTTGTCTAG
- the CD79B gene encoding B-cell antigen receptor complex-associated protein beta chain isoform X2, with product MAGLVLPPVPSNWLVLLLLLLSGEMVPTAKTEDVYPDSSGRACSKVWQNPRFVARKRGSLVEVKCYTDGKGTVRWFRKREKDQELQELHQGQNHILQKNSSVFTLTIRDIQFEDNGIYYCHWECPNEPAVRGCGTELRVMGFSSLAQLKRRNTLKDGIIMIQTLLIILFIIVPIFLLLDKDDSKAGMEEDHTYEGLNIDQTATYEDIVTLRTGEVKWSVGEHPGQE from the exons ATGGCTGGGCTGGTGCTGCCCCCCGTGCCCAGCAACTGgctggtgctgctgctgctgctgctttcag GTGAAATGGTGCCCACAGCCAAAACAGAGGATGTGTACCCGGATTCCTCAG GAAGGGCTTGCTCCAAAGTCTGGCAGAACCCACGTTTTGTGGCCCGGAAACGGGGCTCCCTGGTGGAGGTGAAATGCTACACAGATGGCAAAGGCACTGTGAGATGGTTCCGGAAACGAGAGAAGGACCAGGAGCTCCAGGAGCTGCACCAGGGTCAGAACCACATTCTGCAGAAGAACAGCTCCGTCTTCACCCTCACCATCCGAGACATCCAGTTTGAGGACAACGGCATCTACTACTGCCATTGGGAATGCCCCAACGAGCCCGCAGTTAGGGGCTGCGGCACCGAGCTTCGGGTCATGG GGTTCAGCTCCTTGGCCCAGTTAAAGAGACGGAACACCCTGAAAGACGGTATCATCATGATCCAGACCCTGCTCATCATCCTCTTCATCATCGTGCCCATCTTCCTGCTGCTGGACAAG GATGACAGTAAGGCTGGAATGGAAGAAGATCACACCTATGAG GGCCTGAACATTGACCAGACGGCCACCTACGAGGATATAGTGACTCTGCGGACAGGAGAAGTGAAGTGGTCAGTGGGTGAGCACCCTGGCCAGGAGTGA
- the CD79B gene encoding B-cell antigen receptor complex-associated protein beta chain isoform X1, protein MAGLVLPPVPSNWLVLLLLLLSAGEMVPTAKTEDVYPDSSGRACSKVWQNPRFVARKRGSLVEVKCYTDGKGTVRWFRKREKDQELQELHQGQNHILQKNSSVFTLTIRDIQFEDNGIYYCHWECPNEPAVRGCGTELRVMGFSSLAQLKRRNTLKDGIIMIQTLLIILFIIVPIFLLLDKDDSKAGMEEDHTYEGLNIDQTATYEDIVTLRTGEVKWSVGEHPGQE, encoded by the exons ATGGCTGGGCTGGTGCTGCCCCCCGTGCCCAGCAACTGgctggtgctgctgctgctgctgctttcag CAGGTGAAATGGTGCCCACAGCCAAAACAGAGGATGTGTACCCGGATTCCTCAG GAAGGGCTTGCTCCAAAGTCTGGCAGAACCCACGTTTTGTGGCCCGGAAACGGGGCTCCCTGGTGGAGGTGAAATGCTACACAGATGGCAAAGGCACTGTGAGATGGTTCCGGAAACGAGAGAAGGACCAGGAGCTCCAGGAGCTGCACCAGGGTCAGAACCACATTCTGCAGAAGAACAGCTCCGTCTTCACCCTCACCATCCGAGACATCCAGTTTGAGGACAACGGCATCTACTACTGCCATTGGGAATGCCCCAACGAGCCCGCAGTTAGGGGCTGCGGCACCGAGCTTCGGGTCATGG GGTTCAGCTCCTTGGCCCAGTTAAAGAGACGGAACACCCTGAAAGACGGTATCATCATGATCCAGACCCTGCTCATCATCCTCTTCATCATCGTGCCCATCTTCCTGCTGCTGGACAAG GATGACAGTAAGGCTGGAATGGAAGAAGATCACACCTATGAG GGCCTGAACATTGACCAGACGGCCACCTACGAGGATATAGTGACTCTGCGGACAGGAGAAGTGAAGTGGTCAGTGGGTGAGCACCCTGGCCAGGAGTGA